A part of Rhopalosiphum maidis isolate BTI-1 chromosome 3, ASM367621v3, whole genome shotgun sequence genomic DNA contains:
- the LOC113556738 gene encoding insulin-like growth factor-binding protein complex acid labile subunit, with amino-acid sequence MATRISIIVFITLLAYVCNTRAFPSKLLNCPEKCGCHYSRVNWVTDCSKRNLVSMPYKGLDSNVYVLYMNDNLLKEIEPFPANIKLRTLQLSENFLTKIHKTTFAGLRYLVDINLSSNLINHIDPQAFVDSAGLITLELQGNPLKQVEGPFLNSKSLLYLYLANSHLTKLSPQFFANIRGLNKLDISGNPLHIIEPGIFDPLISLKHLILNNCNLTHISSVAFSSLGDLTILELAGNSLKSHVDWTLILGNLGRLEHLDLRQSGVSNLPDNVFFKNKWLRSLVLAENELSYLDVATTLGHNLVNLDFLDLSYCHIKGPLSKDAFANATKLRTLILSGNDLSAEDLAVALSPLLKLVKLSLRDCGLTRLPANTFQKFTKLHELDISRNPLNNSFTALLSPLESLEHLDMGYNNLQRIPRTTFSKMSALKTLILSGNKLKSQELGLFQNLTRLEVLELNNCGLSRLNDTVFYDNFTYPKLEELRLSGNPLQVPKEGPILPPKLSGLKNLDMSKCNLSNLPVDAFTTTPNIRQLLLNDNKLKSDEEGSMKFLETLTRLDQLDLSFNNITAISPDKFGYNYQLTSLRLVGNPWKCDCYIVDMWKWSALSIGNIEVLVDSKRLECNFDPKSTPIKKANLTRLGSELTASVQRTWVRYVGEANCLRRPEAARPARIVTREVHECQPMLSEIETETQNKWLPLISICAILLLVSVVMMSVLIKRKENPTRKDKGVSCDYSQEDNYVVEFKGTKNVSRITIK; translated from the exons ATGGCGACACGTATATccattatagtgtttataacaCTATTGGCTTACGTATGCAATACAAGAGCCTTTCCATCTAAACTACTTAACTGTCCAGAAAAATGCGGTTGCCATTACTCCAGAGTTAACTGGGTGACAGACTGTTCGAAAAGAAACTTGGTATCTATGCCATATAAAGGACTCGACAGCAATGTCTACGTACTTTATATGAACGATAATCTCCTAAAAGAAATCGAACCGTTCCCAGCCAATATCAAACTTAGGACATTACAGTTGTCCGAAAACTTTTTAacgaaaattcataaaacaacGTTCGCTGGACTTCGTTACCTAGTGGATATAAACTTGTCGTCTAACTTAATCAATCATATTGATCCTCAAGCATTTGT GGATAGCGCTGGATTAATTACGTTAGAATTGCAAGGAAATCCATTGAAACAAGTCGAAGGTCCATTCTTAAACTCCAAGTCTTTGCTGTACCTATACCTGGCAAACAGTCatctaacaaaattatcaccGCAGTTTTTCGCCAATATCAGAGGTCTAAACAAACTTGATATTTCTGGAAACCCTCTTCATATCATTGAACCAGGCATATTTGATCctcttataagtttaaaacatttaattctaaataactGCAATCTTACACACATATCAAGCGTAGCTTTTAGTAGTCTCGGTGACCTGACGATATTGGAATTGGCTGGAAACAGTCTCAAAAGTCATGTTGACTGGACCTTAATACTGGGTAATCTAGGCAGATTAGAACATCTCGATTTAAGGCAATCAGGTGTATCAAATTTACCagataatgtatttttcaagAATAAATGGCTAAGAAGTCTAGTGTTGGCTGAAAATGAATTATCTTATCTTGACGTGGCTACTACTTTGGGTcacaatttagttaatttagattttctaGACCTCAGTTATTGTCATATAAAAGGACCTTTATCTAAAGATGCATTCGCTAATGCAACGAAATTACGTACCCTTATATTATCTGGAAACGATTTATCTGCAGAAGATTTAGCAGTAGCTTTATCACCTTTATTAAAACTAGTGAAACTTTCATTAAGAGACTGTGGATTGACAAGGTTGCCTGCTAACACTTTccaaaaatttactaaattacatGAATTGGACATATCAAGAAATCCTTTAAACAATTCTTTTACAGCACTTTTATCTCCGTTGGAATCATTGGAACATTTAGATATGGGTTACAATAACTTGCAAAGAATACCCAGAACGACTTTTTCAAAGATGTCTGCTCTAAAAACGCTTATTTTGTCtggaaataaacttaaaagccAAGAATTAGGTTTATTCCAAAATCTTACGCGTTTAGAAGTATTAGAGTTGAATAATTGTGGATTAAGTCGTCTAAATGATACAGTGTTCTATGATAACTTTACATATCCAAAATTGGAAGAGTTAAGACTTTCAGGCAATCCTCTTCAAGTTCCCAAAGAAGGACCAATACTACCACCTAAATTATCAGGTTTAAAGAATTTGGACATGAGTAAATGTAATTTGAGTAATTTACCTGTTGACGCTTTCACTACAACGCCCAACATTAGGCAGTTGTTATTgaacgataataaattaaagagtGACGAAGAAGGGTCTATGAAGTTTTTAGAAACGCTGACTAGGTTGGATCAGTTGGACTTGAGTTTCAATAATATCACGGCAATCAGTCCTGATAAATTCGGGTATAATTATCAACTTACGTCGTTACGACTGGTTGGTAACCCTTGGAAATGCGATTGTTATATTGTGGATATGTGGAAATGGTCTGCGTTGTCTATAGGAAACATAGAAGTGTTGGTAGATTCCAAAAGACTGGAGTGCAATTTCGATCCCAAGAGCACGCCAATTAAGAAAGCCAACCTGACAAGACTCGGAAGCGAACTCACAGCTAGTGTACAACGTACGTGGGTCAGGTATGTGGGCGAGGCGAATTGTCTACGCAGACCAGAGGCAGCGAGACCAGCCAGGATTGTTACCAGAGAAGTTCACGAATGTCAGCCGATGTTGTCAGAAATTGAAACCGAAACGCAAAACAAATGGTTACCTCTAATAAGCATCTGCgctattttgttattagtttCGGTAGTTATGATGagtgtattaataaaacgtaaaGAAAATCCAACAAGGAAAGACAAAGGCGTCTCATGTGATTATTCGCAAGAAGACAATTATGTGGTGGAATTTAAaggaactaaaaatgtatcccGTATAACCATCAAATAA